In Vicugna pacos chromosome 10, VicPac4, whole genome shotgun sequence, the following proteins share a genomic window:
- the P2RY2 gene encoding P2Y purinoceptor 2 isoform X2, whose protein sequence is MATGPGLWNDTINGTWDGDELGYKCRFNENFKYVLLPVSYGLVCVFGLCLNSAALYIFLCRLKTWNASTTYMFHLAVSDTLYAASLPLLVYYYARGDHWPFSTVLCKLVRFLFYTNLYCSILFLTCISVHRCLGILRPLHSLRWGRASYARRVAAAVWVLVLTCQAPVLYFVTTSARGGRVTCHDTSAPQLFSHFVAYSSVMLSLLFVVPFAVILICYVLMARRLLKPAYGTTGGLPRAKRKSVRTIAVVLAVFVLCFLPFHVTRTLYYSFRTLDLSCHTLNAINMAYKITRPLASANSCLDPVLYFLAGQRLVRFARDAKPPTDPIPPIQVRRRLGLRRSDRTDTKRTGDLARSEDSRQTESTPASGENTKDIQL, encoded by the coding sequence ATGGCCACAGGCCCGGGCCTCTGGAATGACACCATCAATGGCACCTGGGATGGGGATGAGCTGGGCTACAAGTGCCGCTTCAATGAGAACTTCAAGTACGTGCTGCTGCCTGTGTCCTATGGCCTGGTGTGCGTGTTTGGGCTGTGTCTGAACTCCGCGGCGCTCTACATCTTCCTGTGCCGCCTCAAGACCTGGAACGCCTCCACCACATACATGTTCCACCTGGCTGTGTCGGATACGCTGTATGCGGCCTCCCTGCCCCTGCTGGTCTATTACTACGCCCGTGGAGACCACTGGCCCTTCAGCACGGTGCTCTGCAAGCTGGTGCGCTTCCTCTTCTACACCAACCTCTACTGCAGCATCCTCTTCCTCACCTGCATCAGTGTGCACCGCTGCCTGGGCATCTTGCGTCCACTGCACTCGCTGCGCTGGGGCCGGGCCAGCTATGCCCGCCGGGTGGCAGCTGCCGTGTGGGTCCTGGTGCTGACCTGCCAGGCCCCGGTGCTGTACTTTGTCACCACCAGTGCACGTGGCGGCCGCGTTACCTGCCACGACACTTCAGCACCCCAGCTCTTCAGCCACTTCGTGGCCTACAGCTCCGTCATGCTGAGCCTGCTGTTTGTGGTGCCCTTTGCTGTCATCCTCATTTGTTACGTGCTCATGGCTCGGCGGTTGCTGAAGCCAGCCTACGGGACCACGGGAGGCTTGCCACGGGCCAAACGCAAGTCAGTGCGCACCATCGCCGTGGTGCTGGCTGTCTTCGTCCTCTGCTTCCTGCCTTTCCATGTCACCCGCACCCTCTACTACTCCTTCCGCACGCTGGACCTCAGCTGCCACACCCTCAACGCCATCAATATGGCTTACAAGATCACCCGGCCTCTGGCCAGCGCCAACAGTTGCCTGGACCCTGTGCTCTACTTCCTGGCTGGGCAGAGGCTTGTGCGCTTTGCCCGGGACGCCAAGCCACCCACAGACCCCATTCCTCCCATCCAGGTTCGCCGCAGGCTGGGTCTGCGCAGGTCCGACAGAACTGACACTAAGAGGACAGGAGACTTGGCCAGGAGTGAGGACTCTAGGCAGACAGAGTCCACACCAGCCAGTGGTGAAAACACTAAGGACATCCAGCTGTAG
- the P2RY2 gene encoding P2Y purinoceptor 2 isoform X1, with protein sequence MVELSFHWSIDLGECGLIPWAMATGPGLWNDTINGTWDGDELGYKCRFNENFKYVLLPVSYGLVCVFGLCLNSAALYIFLCRLKTWNASTTYMFHLAVSDTLYAASLPLLVYYYARGDHWPFSTVLCKLVRFLFYTNLYCSILFLTCISVHRCLGILRPLHSLRWGRASYARRVAAAVWVLVLTCQAPVLYFVTTSARGGRVTCHDTSAPQLFSHFVAYSSVMLSLLFVVPFAVILICYVLMARRLLKPAYGTTGGLPRAKRKSVRTIAVVLAVFVLCFLPFHVTRTLYYSFRTLDLSCHTLNAINMAYKITRPLASANSCLDPVLYFLAGQRLVRFARDAKPPTDPIPPIQVRRRLGLRRSDRTDTKRTGDLARSEDSRQTESTPASGENTKDIQL encoded by the coding sequence GGCGATGGCCACAGGCCCGGGCCTCTGGAATGACACCATCAATGGCACCTGGGATGGGGATGAGCTGGGCTACAAGTGCCGCTTCAATGAGAACTTCAAGTACGTGCTGCTGCCTGTGTCCTATGGCCTGGTGTGCGTGTTTGGGCTGTGTCTGAACTCCGCGGCGCTCTACATCTTCCTGTGCCGCCTCAAGACCTGGAACGCCTCCACCACATACATGTTCCACCTGGCTGTGTCGGATACGCTGTATGCGGCCTCCCTGCCCCTGCTGGTCTATTACTACGCCCGTGGAGACCACTGGCCCTTCAGCACGGTGCTCTGCAAGCTGGTGCGCTTCCTCTTCTACACCAACCTCTACTGCAGCATCCTCTTCCTCACCTGCATCAGTGTGCACCGCTGCCTGGGCATCTTGCGTCCACTGCACTCGCTGCGCTGGGGCCGGGCCAGCTATGCCCGCCGGGTGGCAGCTGCCGTGTGGGTCCTGGTGCTGACCTGCCAGGCCCCGGTGCTGTACTTTGTCACCACCAGTGCACGTGGCGGCCGCGTTACCTGCCACGACACTTCAGCACCCCAGCTCTTCAGCCACTTCGTGGCCTACAGCTCCGTCATGCTGAGCCTGCTGTTTGTGGTGCCCTTTGCTGTCATCCTCATTTGTTACGTGCTCATGGCTCGGCGGTTGCTGAAGCCAGCCTACGGGACCACGGGAGGCTTGCCACGGGCCAAACGCAAGTCAGTGCGCACCATCGCCGTGGTGCTGGCTGTCTTCGTCCTCTGCTTCCTGCCTTTCCATGTCACCCGCACCCTCTACTACTCCTTCCGCACGCTGGACCTCAGCTGCCACACCCTCAACGCCATCAATATGGCTTACAAGATCACCCGGCCTCTGGCCAGCGCCAACAGTTGCCTGGACCCTGTGCTCTACTTCCTGGCTGGGCAGAGGCTTGTGCGCTTTGCCCGGGACGCCAAGCCACCCACAGACCCCATTCCTCCCATCCAGGTTCGCCGCAGGCTGGGTCTGCGCAGGTCCGACAGAACTGACACTAAGAGGACAGGAGACTTGGCCAGGAGTGAGGACTCTAGGCAGACAGAGTCCACACCAGCCAGTGGTGAAAACACTAAGGACATCCAGCTGTAG